The sequence TGACCTGGCCACCCAGGAAGAAAAGGATGAACTGGATGCGTGGATGAACGAAAGCCAGGCCAATGAAACCATGTTCGACTTAATGATAGAAGCGAACAAGGGCGGAACCGGTCCCGCTTTCATCAGTGTGCTCATGAAAGTGGTAAAAAAGGCGCCGCCTAAACCAATGAGTCGCAGAAAGAAAATCATACTTCGCAGCTTAGGGGTGGCGCTGGTGGTGCTTTTGCTGGATCATTTTATGCCTTCGCATCCGCTCTCCAGGTTGGTGTATGGTCCAAAGGGGCCGGACTTTGTAGAACGCACGGTGGAAACGGGCGCGGAAACCAAAACCGTTTGGCTGCCTGACAGCTCCCGCGTTGAATTGCTGCCGCATTCGAAGCTCGGCTATCCTGCTGACTTTTTCTGGTCCCAGAAGCGGGTGGAGCTCACCGGCAGTGCAAA comes from Flavihumibacter fluvii and encodes:
- a CDS encoding FecR domain-containing protein; the protein is MNTLKQRIIDVGAYANVTPRAAELIQRFFLDLATQEEKDELDAWMNESQANETMFDLMIEANKGGTGPAFISVLMKVVKKAPPKPMSRRKKIILRSLGVALVVLLLDHFMPSHPLSRLVYGPKGPDFVERTVETGAETKTVWLPDSSRVELLPHSKLGYPADFFWSQKRVELTGSAKFDVRASGDAPLRVRSGDVWVEIPFGTLTLLSDSGKLVVQQRTQ